The following coding sequences lie in one Hoplias malabaricus isolate fHopMal1 chromosome 14, fHopMal1.hap1, whole genome shotgun sequence genomic window:
- the LOC136665681 gene encoding nicotinamide/nicotinic acid mononucleotide adenylyltransferase 1-like, with protein sequence MMNKNVGNRTQVVLLACGPFNPITNMHLRMFELARDHLESTGRYQVEKGIISPVGDGYKKKDLTAAWHRVEMARLATESSTWITVDDWESQQSEWVETAKVLWHHHDKLLGENNQEEQDTVMSEKTTLEGSEVEWESVSLGHSTDVPKLNLLCGADLLESFGVPNLWSPEDIAEIVGSYGVVVISRCSSDAEKFITQSELLHQHRENIHIVREWVTNDISSTLVRQTLCRRQSVRYLLPDSVVDYIQDRHLYSKKQEEKKAHNTLTAQRYSTEIVYITQDLFSVTEEDESQPD encoded by the exons ATGATGAACAAGAACGTAGGA AACAGAACCCAAGTCGTTCTTTTGGCATGTGGGCCTTTTAACCCAATCACAAACATGCACCTACGAATGTTCGAGCTGGCACGGGATCATCTGGAGAGCACTGGAAGATACCAGGTGGAGAAAGGAATTATCTCTCCTGTAGGCGATGGCTACAAGAAGAAAGACCTGACTGCGGCCTGGCATCGGGTAGAAATGGCCAGATTAGCCACAGAGAGCTCCACCTGGATCACTGTGGATGACTGGGAGAGTCAGCAGTCCGAGTGGGTGGAAACAGCCAAGGTCCTCTGGCACCATCACGACAAACTGCTGGGAGAAAACAACCAGGAAGAGCAGGACACTGTAATGTCTGAGAAGACAACACTGGAGGGAAGTGAAGTAGAATGGGAGAGTGTGTCCCTAGGACACAGCACAGATGTCCCCAAGCTGAATCTCCTCTGTGGGGCTGATCTTCTGGAGTCCTTTGGTGTGCCAAACCTCTGGAGTCCAGAAGACATTGCAGAGATTGTCGGTTCCTACGGCGTGGTCGTCATCAGCAGGTGCAGCTCTGACGCAGAGAAATTCATCACTCAGTCAGAGCTGCTCCACCAGCACCGTGAGAACATCCACATCGTCCGAGAATGGGTGACCAATGACATCTCCTCCACTCTCGTGAGACAAActctctgcaggcgtcagagtGTCCGGTACCTGCTGCCTGATTCTGTGGTAGACTACATTCAGGACCGGCACCTCTACAGCAAAAAGCAAGAAGAGAAAAAAGCCCACAACACCCTCACGGCTCAGAGGTACAGCACAGAAATCGTGTACATTACTCAGGACTTATTCTCCGTCACTGAGGAGGATGAGAGTCAGCCAGACTGA
- the LOC136666286 gene encoding leukocyte immunoglobulin-like receptor subfamily A member 3 produces the protein MVHWVRMLSLVLLDIHQQLLMQLGLFQLPEEEESLLGVLNQKKEYEIDSVDGSRAGVYTCEGPRSSGQIYTETSSSVRLSVSAVKPRLRVESQSTVFTGDTVTMSCELPQSTGWRFSGGKTLMRPRPTVKVQPAARVFIKERVTLTCEINSGVDGKYVWYKNNAEVQNSQQKEYEIDSVDGSRAGVYTCEGARSSGQIYTETSSSVRLSVSEIPRPTLTSSRSGSVLRGNPVTLYCTLGQSAGWTFYWSRDTQSPEINSSSSIYNISSVSDSNGGQYRCRAGRGHPVYYTHYSDALWVNVTDSPTAVVSSIKPDVHVFKGENVTLRCDIETGGDTEWNYIWFKDNNELKQFSRSQEITVRSVTESNSGKYTCRGERKSDSQKSEMSDAVTLTVSGEAQAVLSVSPQSWLTEGDSVTLSCEVNISSKGWMFSWYRAVPYKQGLTQITDVHGKVVYSVELLSDSRRGAGGSYTLSPAALYHTGVYVCGAERGEPAFHTQYSSPQPLWITGNSPPVSLIISPSRTQHFSTDSLSLSCEGHRDSAGWRVRRYTHSEKVSNCSSVPGFTCNISSLSTSDTGVYWCQSESGERSDPVNITVHNGDVILESPVHSVSEGDSLTLRCLNRSTKSSHLPADFYKDGVLLQKQTTGEMTIHKVSKADEGLYHCKHPEKGESPRSWISVRGVSVSESPFSVLRVLSSLMAATPYLITSIVLGVKCYRARVKPDEVNTPYAVIEAGASD, from the exons ATGGTGCACTGGGTCAGGATGCTGTCTTTGGTGCTTCTAGACATTCACCAACAGCTCCTGATGCAGTTGGGTCTTTTTCAGCTTCCTGAAGAAGAAGAGTCTTTGCTGGGCGTTCTTAACCAG AAGAAGGAATATGAAATCGATTCTGTTGATGGGTCTCGTGCAGGTGTTTATACCTGTGAAGGACCACGATCTTCAGGCCAAATATACACAGAGACCAGTAGCTCTGTTAGACTGAGtgtatcag CAGTAAAACCCAGACTGAGAGTGGAGTCTCAGAGCACAGTCTTTACTGGAGACACAGTTACTATGAGCTGTGAGCTGCCACAGTCGACTGGATGGAGATTTTCTGGAGGAAAGACTCTCA TGAGACCAAGGCCTACAGTGAAGGTCCAGCCAGCTGCACGTGTTTTCATCAAAGAGAGAGTCACTCTGACATGTGAAATAAACAGTGGAGTTGATGGGAAATATGTGTGGTACAAGAATAATGCTGAAGTCCAAAATTCTCAGCAGAAGGAATATGAAATCGATTCTGTTGATGGGTCTCGTGCAGGTGTTTATACCTGTGAAGGAGCACGATCTTCAGGCCAAATATACACAGAGACCAGTAGCTCTGTTAGACTGAGTGTATCAG aaatacctCGACCTACACTCACTTCAAGCCGTAGTGGATCTGTACTGAGAGGAAACCCAGTGACTCTGTACTGTACACTGGGTCAGTCTGCTGGATGGACCTTCTACTGgtccagagacacacagagtccTGAGATCaactccagctcctccatctACAACATCAGCTCAGTTAGTGACTCTAATGGAGGTCAGTACAGGTGCAGAGCTGGCAGAGGACACCCAGtctactacacacactacagtgatGCACTCTGGGTAAACGTCACTG aTAGTCCTACAGCTGTGGTGTCCAGTATAAAGCCTGATGTACATGTATTTAAAGGAGAGAATGTCACTCTGAGATGTGACATAGAGACAGGAGGAGACACTGAGTGGAATTACATCTGGTTTAAAGATAATAATGAACTAAAGCAGTTCAGTAGATCACAGGAGATTACAGTCCGCTCTGTTACAGAGTCTAACAGCGGTAAATACACCTGCAGAGGGGAGAGGAAAAGTGACTCTCAGAAGTCAGAGATGAGTGAtgctgttacactgactgtgTCTG GTGAAGCCCAGGCAGTATTGAGTGTGTCTCCACAGAGCTGGCTGACTGAAGGAGACTCAGTGACTCTGAGCTGTGAGGTTAATATCTCCTCTAAAGGCTGGATGTTCAGCTGGTACAGAGCTGTTCCCTACAAACAAGGTTTAACCCAGATTACAGATGTTCATGGTAAAGTGGTGTATTCTGTAGAGCTCCTGTCAGACAGCagaagaggagctggaggctcCTACACTCTCAGTCCTGCTGCTCTGTATCACACAGGAGTTTATGtgtgtggagcagagagaggagaaccAGCCTTTCACACACAGTACAGCAGTCCACAGCCGCTATGGATCACTG gtaactctcctccagtgtctctgatCATCAGTCCCAGCAGAACTCAACACTTCAgcactgactctctctcactgagctgtgagggacacagagactctgctggatggagagtgagacgatacacacacagtgagaaggtGTCCAACTGTTCTTCAGTTCCAGGGTTTACCTGCAACATCAGCTCCCTCTCCACATCAGACACTGGAGTTTACTGGTGTCAGTCTGAATCTGGAGAGAGAAGTGATCCTGTCAACATCACAGTGCACA ATGGTGATGTGATTCTGGAGAgtcctgtccactctgtgtctgagggagattctctgacTCTCCGCTGTTTAAATCGCTCGACAAAGTCCTCACACCTCCCAGCTGATTTCTACAAAGATGGAGTACTTCTCCAGAAGCAGACGACAGGAGAGATGACCATCCATAAAGTCTCAAAGGCTGATGAAGGTCTCTACCACTGTAAACACCCAGAGAAAGGAGAGTCTCCTCGGAGCTGGATCTCAGTCAGAG gtgtgtctgtttcagaatcTCCATTCTCAGTTCTCAGAGTGCTCAGTAGTCTCATGGCAGCGACTCCTTATTTGATAACCTCCATTGTGCTGGGGGTGAAATGCTACAGAGCTCGAG ttaaacctGATGAGGTGAACACACCATACGCAGTGATAGAAGCTGGAGCATCTGACTGA